The following proteins are encoded in a genomic region of Mycoplasmopsis columbinasalis:
- the yidC gene encoding membrane protein insertase YidC: MKNNDRSQNFDYFTQKHNKQVQKKSVWKRIWFWLKTFFYVSIFGITMTGCVQSMVVKSSTYTGGGVEFYLNKDEIAPSVATFKPATYVKSDKFLKDGTFYSLVQNREYNFLLSKNISGGAETLSGIQAQTKENGGTYGEYGGYSTGIQLLDKSDKFVGGQYIVQNNGKYLFKASSATSYSSIYDSYKDIMFLEDGFTLGNFFTEQPATSGSTAKTYTYRGLTDNKKYIYQYDQTNNKFLEDEAHKVELGQARLAKVANTFSDSAEYANVRFNRDVLEFLYRNTFTQDSYYATQFNDPAFVTAENNSDVGERYNQVWKTIVDGTFPKKTITEEEYNALQKSWETIKSYLAATNFSKVDPSAFVRVKTTTGEDAVDKNGNALNTKYWKADYEIGQLSAQYAKDTKLAYLNTDAQKPISSWSEAWALGPFFGFFAYPMGALTGLIRNPLAAAGGWTSILAIFVAVIITRVIALLFTWKATVSQTWQEDIKQKKAKIDAKYAEFKNNKQMKQRHQQEVQQLYKKHGINPVDILLSTFISLPIFIAMWRVIQSVPTLKSTTWLGISFAATSWREWIYNGHWQYFGLLFFAVVTQVLSQILPRILNRKKFKQRMTIDEKKALRKSNRMQNYFLVFFVILTVIFGAGVQVYWIFTSLWGIAQTVGIHYFKKSEYFRRKYLSKVQI, translated from the coding sequence ATGAAAAACAACGACAGATCACAAAATTTTGATTATTTCACCCAAAAACACAACAAACAAGTACAGAAGAAAAGTGTCTGAAAACGAATTTGATTCTGACTCAAAACCTTCTTCTATGTAAGTATTTTTGGTATCACGATGACTGGTTGCGTGCAGTCAATGGTTGTTAAATCTTCTACCTACACTGGGGGTGGTGTTGAATTTTATCTTAACAAAGATGAAATCGCACCTTCGGTGGCAACTTTTAAGCCAGCAACTTATGTTAAGAGCGATAAATTTTTAAAAGACGGCACATTTTATTCGCTCGTACAAAATCGTGAATATAACTTTTTACTTTCTAAAAACATCAGTGGTGGTGCTGAAACTTTAAGTGGTATCCAAGCACAAACCAAAGAAAATGGTGGCACCTACGGTGAATATGGTGGCTACTCAACTGGTATTCAGTTGCTTGATAAAAGTGATAAATTTGTTGGTGGGCAATACATTGTTCAAAATAATGGCAAGTACTTATTTAAAGCATCATCAGCAACTTCATATAGTTCGATTTATGATTCTTACAAAGACATTATGTTTCTTGAAGATGGTTTTACGCTTGGTAACTTTTTCACCGAACAACCAGCCACTTCAGGCAGCACAGCTAAAACTTATACTTACCGTGGTTTAACTGATAACAAAAAATACATTTATCAATATGACCAAACCAATAATAAGTTTCTTGAAGACGAAGCGCATAAAGTGGAACTAGGTCAAGCTAGATTAGCAAAAGTAGCTAACACATTTTCTGATAGTGCTGAATATGCTAATGTACGCTTTAATCGTGATGTTTTAGAATTTCTTTATCGTAATACCTTTACACAAGACAGTTATTATGCAACACAATTTAACGATCCAGCCTTTGTGACAGCTGAAAATAATTCAGATGTAGGTGAGCGTTACAATCAGGTCTGAAAGACAATTGTGGATGGAACTTTTCCGAAAAAAACTATTACAGAAGAAGAATACAATGCTTTACAGAAATCATGAGAAACAATCAAGTCTTACTTGGCAGCAACTAATTTCAGTAAAGTAGACCCAAGTGCGTTTGTGCGTGTTAAAACTACCACAGGTGAAGACGCTGTGGATAAAAATGGGAATGCACTCAACACAAAATACTGGAAAGCTGACTATGAAATTGGTCAACTTAGTGCGCAGTATGCAAAAGATACTAAGTTGGCTTATCTGAATACAGATGCACAAAAACCAATTTCAAGTTGAAGCGAAGCTTGGGCACTAGGTCCTTTCTTTGGTTTCTTTGCCTACCCAATGGGTGCGTTGACGGGTTTGATTAGAAACCCATTAGCAGCAGCTGGGGGTTGAACTTCGATTTTGGCAATTTTTGTGGCTGTGATTATTACTCGTGTCATTGCGCTTTTATTCACTTGAAAAGCAACAGTGAGCCAAACATGACAAGAAGATATTAAGCAGAAGAAAGCAAAAATTGATGCTAAGTACGCTGAATTTAAAAATAATAAACAAATGAAACAACGTCACCAACAAGAGGTGCAACAACTTTACAAAAAACACGGGATTAATCCTGTTGATATTTTGTTAAGTACGTTCATTTCGTTGCCGATCTTCATTGCGATGTGACGGGTAATTCAGAGTGTGCCAACGCTGAAATCAACTACTTGACTGGGCATTTCATTTGCGGCCACCTCATGACGTGAATGAATTTATAATGGTCATTGACAATACTTTGGCTTGCTCTTCTTCGCAGTCGTCACGCAGGTACTCTCACAAATTCTGCCGCGGATTTTGAATCGGAAGAAGTTCAAACAAAGAATGACAATTGACGAGAAGAAAGCATTGAGAAAATCCAACCGTATGCAAAATTACTTCTTAGTGTTCTTTGTCATCCTTACGGTAATCTTTGGTGCCGGTGTGCAAGTTTACTGAATCTTTACCAGTTTATGAGGCATCGCGCAAACCGTGGGAATTCATTACTTTAAGAAAAGTGAATACTTCCGTCGTAAATACTTATCAAAAGTCCAAATTTAA
- a CDS encoding lipoate--protein ligase: MKIYWIKSLTPYETLAYENIIMNDPAITGDVLLIYQHSNAIIVGNNQNTREEINRQFVQEHNIQLARRLSGGGAVYHDLGNVCFSFITDYNKQSGYERFLTPILGFLQSLGLNAEFKGRNDILVNGAKISGNAQYVSGNRIVSHGTLLFNVNLSILASALNPSKIKYESKGIQSVRKRVTNIFDELPTKMDVHEFVQRLVNYFVANKHGELVEVPAEQYAAKLAELRAKFSSEEWIYNKAANFTFSNANKFDGGILKINGNIEQGIIKELVFEGDFLSKQNVREIEPLFAGVKLNESAILKVLDSIKFEEYFGTITKQEILTLLLG, from the coding sequence ATGAAAATTTATTGAATCAAATCCTTAACCCCATATGAAACTTTAGCATATGAAAATATTATTATGAACGATCCAGCGATTACTGGTGATGTGCTTTTAATTTATCAACACTCAAACGCGATTATTGTTGGTAATAACCAAAACACACGTGAAGAAATTAACCGCCAATTTGTCCAAGAACACAACATTCAGCTTGCACGTAGATTATCAGGCGGTGGCGCTGTTTACCACGATTTAGGCAATGTTTGTTTTTCATTTATTACTGATTACAACAAACAAAGTGGTTACGAACGTTTTTTAACACCAATTCTTGGTTTTCTCCAATCATTAGGTTTGAATGCCGAATTTAAAGGACGTAACGATATTTTAGTTAATGGTGCAAAAATTAGCGGAAATGCTCAATACGTAAGTGGCAACAGAATTGTTAGTCACGGTACACTACTTTTCAATGTTAATTTATCTATTCTAGCTAGTGCACTAAATCCATCGAAAATTAAATACGAGTCAAAAGGTATTCAGTCAGTGCGTAAGCGTGTAACTAACATTTTTGACGAATTGCCAACAAAAATGGATGTACACGAGTTTGTGCAAAGATTGGTTAACTATTTCGTTGCCAACAAACATGGTGAATTGGTTGAAGTGCCGGCAGAACAATATGCTGCAAAATTAGCTGAATTAAGAGCTAAGTTTTCTTCAGAAGAATGAATTTACAATAAAGCCGCTAATTTTACTTTTTCAAACGCCAATAAATTTGATGGTGGCATCTTAAAAATTAATGGCAATATCGAACAAGGTATTATTAAAGAACTTGTGTTTGAAGGCGACTTTTTGAGCAAACAAAATGTGCGTGAAATTGAACCTTTATTCGCTGGTGTAAAGTTAAATGAAAGCGCGATTTTGAAAGTTTTAGACAGCATTAAATTTGAAGAATATTTTGGAACAATTACAAAACAAGAAATTCTTACTTTGTTGTTAGGTTAA
- a CDS encoding alpha/beta fold hydrolase, with protein MKKQEIQIFGQNIVYWQDEDFDIRDAKIVLFIHGFGDSGLRIGSIARYTNRNYKLIAIDLPGCGESRDVTKTITLEYYSQIVTEFIKQKIGQQKFWIVAHSMGAHITLMLSKNFENLQYSLLCAPAIYYNDPAWKTFLKEKVPFFIPQTSERLWYNYTWLLAPSEEKLAQMPHIKNKILQTPQAMLDLTYNLFYKLVNDELTNFDYLQTHIKPLWAQYPYKKVLYAEFDKVLPPEMMEVVLKENKVDNLMVKGAGHAIFYSAPELVNNEINKIIEHER; from the coding sequence ATGAAGAAACAAGAAATTCAAATTTTTGGTCAGAATATAGTTTACTGACAGGACGAAGATTTTGATATTCGTGATGCCAAAATTGTTTTATTCATTCATGGTTTTGGTGACTCGGGACTTAGAATTGGCAGCATAGCTCGTTATACAAATAGAAATTACAAATTAATCGCAATTGACTTGCCAGGTTGTGGAGAGTCACGTGATGTAACGAAAACCATTACGTTAGAGTATTATTCGCAAATAGTAACCGAATTTATCAAACAAAAAATCGGGCAACAAAAATTTTGAATTGTCGCTCACTCAATGGGAGCGCACATCACATTAATGCTTAGTAAGAACTTTGAAAATTTACAATATTCTTTGCTTTGTGCTCCAGCTATTTACTATAACGATCCGGCTTGAAAAACATTTTTAAAAGAAAAAGTTCCTTTCTTTATTCCCCAAACCTCAGAAAGACTTTGGTATAACTACACTTGATTGCTTGCGCCAAGTGAGGAAAAATTGGCACAAATGCCACATATTAAAAATAAAATTTTGCAAACTCCTCAAGCAATGCTAGATTTAACATACAATTTATTTTATAAATTAGTTAATGATGAACTAACTAATTTTGATTATTTACAAACGCATATCAAGCCACTTTGAGCCCAATATCCGTATAAAAAAGTTCTATACGCCGAATTTGATAAAGTTTTGCCGCCAGAAATGATGGAAGTTGTGTTAAAAGAAAACAAGGTTGATAATTTAATGGTCAAAGGTGCTGGGCATGCAATTTTCTATAGTGCGCCAGAACTTGTAAATAATGAAATTAATAAAATAATTGAACACGAAAGGTAA
- a CDS encoding PQ-loop domain-containing transporter — MDKVFEIYKINPLNEISGWIAFVFGLLATIITASLTIPQLVEIVKTKKIHPETKYYQYWIFFVALIGWMVYGAFQNLIASFIANIICLYIYSVYMYFLYKYRPLRVSEAEKNEKAKVLHKKRERNAIIVIAITLTLSSAFLIVAILKLALPFNVSEELNKVLAQIVPMLSVFAFLPQIIRNFETKRFNTISTPMVTIFVVNNVVWIIYFFFIGYNQGSLSDLISPITWQALSLMLYSSQLAMITKYHRVEKKQKTQNVSN; from the coding sequence ATGGATAAGGTTTTTGAAATTTACAAAATCAATCCGCTCAATGAAATAAGTGGTTGAATCGCTTTTGTTTTTGGGTTACTAGCCACAATTATCACTGCATCGTTAACAATTCCACAACTAGTAGAAATTGTTAAAACTAAAAAAATACATCCAGAAACTAAATATTATCAATATTGAATTTTCTTCGTTGCTTTAATTGGTTGAATGGTTTATGGGGCATTTCAAAATTTAATTGCTTCGTTTATCGCAAATATTATTTGCCTTTACATTTATTCGGTTTATATGTATTTCCTTTACAAATACAGACCCCTTAGAGTTTCAGAAGCTGAAAAGAACGAAAAGGCAAAAGTTTTACACAAAAAAAGAGAAAGAAATGCAATTATTGTCATTGCGATCACGTTAACACTTAGTTCAGCGTTCTTAATTGTTGCTATTCTTAAACTTGCGCTACCATTCAACGTTTCTGAAGAACTTAACAAAGTGCTTGCGCAAATTGTGCCAATGTTAAGCGTGTTTGCGTTCTTGCCACAAATCATTAGAAACTTTGAAACTAAAAGATTTAATACTATTTCGACACCAATGGTGACAATTTTTGTAGTGAATAACGTAGTATGAATTATTTACTTCTTCTTTATTGGTTACAACCAAGGCAGTTTATCAGATTTAATTTCACCAATCACGTGACAAGCGTTATCATTAATGCTTTACTCATCACAATTAGCAATGATTACCAAATATCACAGAGTAGAAAAGAAACAAAAAACTCAAAATGTATCGAACTAA
- a CDS encoding aspartate--ammonia ligase — MYRTKLNVKETQLAIQDLKYLFIKNLSKTLHLTRVSAPLFVRQSTKINDGLSGETPVSFNPKQVNETLEIVHSLAKWKREALHRYGFNLHEGIWADMNAIRQHENLDYLHSYYVDQWDWELIIDRKERNLEFLKSVVQKIYKTVRFVEHKLIFDYPQLVKKLPEELVFISSQELADKYPNLTPTERENVFAREVKAFFVYQVGYPLQDGIKHSDRAFDYDDWELNGDLIFYDYVNDKAIEVSSMGIRVDADSLKKQAAFVNKDKNDFGAYHIGIFEDSLPLTIGGGIGQSRLSMFLLEKKHIGEVQAAIWPKEMLAKCKEENVHLL; from the coding sequence ATGTATCGAACTAAATTGAACGTTAAAGAAACACAACTTGCAATTCAAGATTTAAAATATCTGTTTATTAAAAATCTCAGTAAAACATTACATTTAACTCGTGTGTCGGCACCTTTATTTGTTCGCCAAAGCACAAAAATTAATGATGGTTTATCTGGCGAAACACCTGTAAGTTTTAACCCAAAACAAGTAAATGAAACTCTTGAAATCGTGCATTCATTAGCAAAGTGAAAACGCGAAGCTTTACATCGTTATGGATTTAATTTACATGAAGGTATTTGAGCCGATATGAATGCTATTAGACAACACGAAAATCTAGATTATTTGCATTCATATTATGTAGATCAATGAGATTGAGAATTAATTATTGATCGAAAAGAACGTAACTTAGAGTTTTTAAAATCAGTTGTTCAAAAGATCTATAAAACAGTAAGATTCGTAGAACACAAATTAATTTTCGACTATCCTCAGCTTGTAAAAAAACTACCAGAAGAGTTAGTTTTTATCTCATCACAAGAATTAGCAGATAAGTATCCAAATTTGACTCCTACTGAAAGAGAAAATGTTTTTGCGCGTGAAGTTAAAGCTTTCTTTGTTTACCAAGTTGGATATCCTTTACAAGATGGTATTAAACATTCAGACCGTGCGTTTGATTATGATGATTGAGAACTAAACGGCGATTTGATTTTCTATGATTATGTCAATGATAAAGCCATCGAAGTTTCTTCAATGGGAATAAGAGTTGATGCTGATTCACTAAAGAAACAAGCAGCTTTTGTGAACAAAGATAAAAATGATTTTGGAGCCTATCACATAGGCATCTTCGAAGATTCTTTGCCATTAACAATTGGCGGCGGAATTGGACAAAGTCGACTTTCAATGTTTTTACTCGAGAAAAAACATATTGGTGAAGTGCAAGCAGCAATTTGGCCAAAAGAAATGTTAGCTAAATGCAAAGAAGAAAATGTGCACTTGTTGTAG
- the rplS gene encoding 50S ribosomal protein L19, which yields MRNKLIELVESSQLRKDHPEFRVGDNVKVYVRIREGEKERIQIFEGLVISKKESGTREMFTVRKTSFGIGVNRTFPLHSPLIAQIQVVRSNKVRRSKLYYMENRSGKAARLKEIKR from the coding sequence ATGAGAAATAAATTAATCGAACTTGTAGAATCAAGCCAGTTACGTAAAGACCACCCAGAATTTCGTGTTGGGGACAATGTAAAAGTTTATGTGCGTATTCGTGAAGGTGAAAAAGAACGTATCCAAATTTTTGAAGGTTTAGTAATCTCTAAAAAAGAATCTGGTACACGTGAAATGTTCACTGTTAGAAAAACATCATTTGGTATTGGTGTAAACAGAACTTTCCCATTACACTCGCCACTTATTGCTCAAATTCAAGTTGTACGTTCAAACAAAGTTAGACGTTCAAAACTTTACTACATGGAAAACCGTAGTGGTAAAGCAGCTAGATTGAAAGAAATTAAGCGTTAA
- the trmD gene encoding tRNA (guanosine(37)-N1)-methyltransferase TrmD — protein sequence MKVNFLTLFPKYFTPFVGESIVAKAIEKKLIEINVVDFRTFSPDTKWHKVDDEIYGGGHGLLLQVEPIDRALESLQNRGGHKILVSPQGKVFTQAIANRLAKYDEITLIAGRYEGFDERVVELVDEEISIGDYVLTGGELPAMVIADAVVRLVPGVINELSHQHDSFQTDGLLDYPQYTRPREYKGMKVPEVLFSGNHAKIEEWKQRAKYEKTLKNRPDIIERIKNEK from the coding sequence ATGAAAGTAAATTTTTTGACCCTTTTTCCTAAGTACTTTACACCTTTTGTTGGGGAATCAATTGTTGCCAAAGCAATTGAGAAAAAACTAATTGAAATTAACGTCGTTGACTTTCGAACTTTTTCTCCGGACACAAAATGACACAAAGTTGATGATGAAATTTATGGCGGCGGCCACGGTTTGCTCTTACAAGTAGAACCAATTGATCGAGCATTGGAATCGTTACAAAATCGAGGCGGACACAAAATTTTAGTTTCACCACAAGGCAAAGTTTTTACACAAGCGATAGCTAATCGCCTTGCTAAATATGATGAAATTACTTTAATTGCCGGACGTTATGAAGGTTTTGATGAACGGGTTGTTGAACTAGTTGATGAAGAAATTTCAATTGGCGATTATGTTTTGACAGGTGGGGAATTACCAGCAATGGTAATTGCAGACGCTGTTGTTCGACTTGTACCCGGCGTTATTAATGAATTAAGCCACCAACATGATTCATTTCAAACTGATGGTTTATTAGATTACCCGCAATATACACGCCCACGTGAATACAAAGGAATGAAAGTACCAGAAGTTTTGTTTAGTGGCAACCACGCGAAAATCGAGGAATGGAAGCAAAGGGCAAAATACGAAAAAACGTTAAAAAATCGTCCTGATATTATTGAAAGGATTAAAAATGAGAAATAA
- the rpsP gene encoding 30S ribosomal protein S16, giving the protein MVKIRLKRLGSKFNACYKIVAADSRAPRDGRFIEALGQYNPQSKQFVLDEEATQKWINNGAQLTTTVFNLFRKHGLNEKFLKNKTSK; this is encoded by the coding sequence ATGGTAAAAATCAGATTAAAAAGATTGGGTAGCAAATTTAACGCTTGCTACAAAATTGTTGCTGCTGACTCAAGAGCTCCACGCGATGGTAGATTTATCGAAGCTTTAGGACAATACAATCCACAAAGCAAACAATTTGTTCTTGACGAAGAAGCTACACAAAAATGAATTAACAACGGCGCACAACTTACTACAACTGTTTTCAATTTATTTAGAAAACATGGCTTGAACGAAAAATTCTTAAAAAATAAAACTAGTAAATAA
- the recA gene encoding recombinase RecA: MTEIKKNNTTTTTETNDNNVLNAQKIETILNDIIKKFGTEAAMIFRDENAVESVETFPSGSYLLDNAIGVGGYPKGRIIEIYGPESSGKTTLCLHAIAEIQKAGGIAAFIDAEHSIDPIYAQNVGVKLDELILSQPDSGEQALEIVDLLTKSGSIDLIVVDSVAALVPEAELNGDMYDSQIGLQARLMSKALRKITASLNKNKTTIIFVNQIREKIGVMFGNPETTTGGRALKFYSSLRIEVRKSTSIVEGKDITGNEIKIKVVKNKVAPPYKSFTTEIVYGQGIDSLSELIDCAVEFGILNKKGSWYFFAEKSIAQGKKALKELFTAQPEFKQEVETLVKAKFNQKPAPKAEA; encoded by the coding sequence ATGACCGAAATAAAAAAGAACAATACTACAACAACCACAGAAACTAATGACAACAATGTTTTAAATGCGCAAAAAATTGAAACAATTTTAAATGATATTATTAAAAAATTTGGCACCGAAGCAGCAATGATCTTTCGTGATGAAAACGCTGTAGAATCTGTAGAAACTTTTCCATCAGGTTCTTATCTTTTAGATAATGCAATTGGAGTAGGCGGTTATCCAAAAGGTAGAATTATTGAAATTTATGGTCCAGAAAGCAGTGGTAAAACCACTCTATGTTTGCACGCAATTGCTGAGATTCAAAAAGCTGGCGGTATTGCAGCCTTTATTGATGCAGAGCATTCAATTGATCCCATTTATGCACAAAATGTTGGTGTTAAATTAGATGAACTAATTCTAAGTCAACCCGATAGTGGCGAACAAGCATTAGAAATTGTTGATTTATTAACTAAATCAGGTTCAATTGATTTGATTGTGGTGGATAGTGTTGCTGCTTTAGTTCCTGAAGCTGAATTAAACGGTGATATGTATGATAGTCAAATCGGACTGCAAGCTCGTTTGATGTCAAAAGCGCTTAGAAAAATTACGGCTTCACTAAATAAAAATAAAACCACGATTATTTTTGTTAACCAAATAAGAGAAAAAATTGGTGTGATGTTTGGTAACCCCGAAACAACAACGGGCGGGCGCGCTCTCAAATTTTATTCATCTCTTAGAATTGAAGTTCGTAAAAGTACTTCAATAGTTGAAGGTAAAGATATCACAGGCAATGAAATAAAAATAAAAGTTGTGAAAAACAAAGTAGCCCCACCATATAAAAGTTTTACAACAGAAATTGTTTATGGCCAAGGTATTGACTCTTTATCAGAATTAATTGACTGCGCAGTTGAATTTGGTATTTTAAACAAAAAAGGTTCTTGATATTTTTTTGCTGAAAAAAGTATTGCGCAAGGTAAAAAAGCACTCAAAGAACTTTTCACAGCACAACCAGAGTTTAAACAAGAAGTTGAAACTCTTGTAAAAGCAAAATTTAACCAAAAACCAGCACCAAAAGCAGAAGCTTAA
- a CDS encoding YwaF family protein translates to MTNFFNPYGNRLPLSGLSTIIYFSLVTLTVLSCVLLWFLKSSVKKQYSMHSTILGMRKITFWRVFGLLTIIFAMGRSVVLAVNDFPNLWEVIPLHLCRTAIFLIGIILIFNKLHWIKYFGSISLLGAFIAISYPGAGQNIGVDSFYFWDYYVAHTFLCLITSYLIIVVKAKYTFKDTIVTINIIFVYCVILFVINYITDISNSVPERWKANYLYLGLTQSKQDISFLAQILVWPYNFFIVTGVLIAYIPISILIWCLQNKLNIRLENKKLKISIRHSRTWRKYKKSMIHYWENHWITKLHRRRINKEASA, encoded by the coding sequence ATGACCAACTTTTTTAATCCTTATGGCAATCGGTTACCGCTCAGCGGTTTGTCGACAATTATTTATTTTTCTCTTGTTACATTAACTGTTTTGAGTTGCGTTTTACTTTGGTTTCTTAAATCAAGCGTAAAAAAACAATACTCGATGCACTCAACAATTTTAGGTATGCGTAAAATTACTTTTTGAAGAGTTTTTGGCTTGTTAACCATCATTTTTGCGATGGGACGCTCAGTAGTTTTAGCAGTAAATGACTTTCCAAATTTATGAGAAGTTATACCTTTACATCTATGCCGTACAGCTATTTTTCTAATTGGCATAATTTTGATTTTCAATAAACTGCACTGAATTAAATATTTTGGTTCAATCAGTTTATTGGGTGCATTTATTGCAATTTCGTACCCTGGTGCCGGACAAAATATTGGTGTAGACAGTTTTTATTTTTGAGATTACTATGTTGCACACACTTTCTTGTGCTTGATTACAAGCTACTTAATAATTGTTGTTAAAGCAAAATACACATTTAAAGATACTATTGTTACAATAAATATAATCTTTGTTTATTGTGTAATTTTATTTGTTATTAACTATATTACTGACATTTCAAATTCTGTGCCAGAACGCTGAAAAGCAAACTATCTTTATTTAGGTTTAACTCAAAGCAAACAAGATATTTCATTCCTTGCCCAAATTTTAGTGTGACCATACAATTTCTTTATTGTTACTGGCGTTTTAATTGCTTATATTCCAATTTCAATCTTAATTTGGTGTTTACAAAATAAACTTAATATTAGACTTGAAAACAAAAAACTTAAAATTAGTATTAGACACAGTAGAACTTGAAGAAAATACAAAAAATCGATGATTCATTATTGAGAAAATCACTGAATCACAAAATTACATCGTCGCAGAATAAATAAGGAGGCTTCCGCTTAG